The Strix uralensis isolate ZFMK-TIS-50842 chromosome 23, bStrUra1, whole genome shotgun sequence genome has a segment encoding these proteins:
- the NMNAT1 gene encoding nicotinamide/nicotinic acid mononucleotide adenylyltransferase 1, with protein sequence MATEDPDKKTEVVLLACGSFNPITNMHLRLFELARDYFHETGKYKVIKGIISPVGDAYKKKGLISANHRVTMAKLATKNSDWVEVDDWESSQSEWLETLKVLRYHHQKLLSPEPTNSLQNAIPLTKSGRKRKQEPNRHDPVKKKNQSPDIKSVPQVKLLCGSDMLESFGIPNLWKLEDITEIVENHGLVCISRAGNSVQKFIYESDILWRHKNNIHLVEEWITNDISSTKIRRALRRGQSIRYLVPDVVQAYIEKNNLYSPESEDRNAGVVLAPLQKHASDSKN encoded by the exons ATGGCTACGGAAGATCCAGACAAGAAGACTGAAGTCGTACTGCTGGCCTGCGGGTCCTTCAATCCCATTACCAACATGCACCTAAGGCTGTTTGAGCTGGCTAGAGACTACTTTCATGAAACAG gaaaataCAAAGTAATCAAAGGAATCATTTCACCAGTAGGTGATGCATATAAGAAGAAAGGTCTGATCAGTGCGAATCACCGAGTAACTATGGCAAAACTAGCTACAAAAAACTCAGACTGGGTGGAAGTTGATGACTGGGAAAGCAGCCAGAGTGAGTGGTTGGAAACACTAAAAGTTTTAAG GTACCATCATCAAAAGCTTTTATCTCCTGAGCCCACTAATAGTCTGCAGAATGCTATACCTTTAACGAAGTCAGGACGGAAGAGGAAACAGGAACCAAATAGGCATGAtcctgttaaaaagaaaaatcagagtcCAGATATAAAAA gtgtCCCACAGGTTAAACTGCTTTGTGGAAGTGACATGCTGGAATCTTTTGGGATCCCCAATCTGTGGAAGTTGGAGGACATCACTGAAATTGTGGAAAATCACGGCCTTGTGTGCATCAGTAGGGCTGGAAACAGCGTTCAGAAATTCATCTATGAATCTGATATTTTGTGGAGGCATAAGAATAACATTCACCTTGTGGAAGAATGGATCACAAATGACATTTCCTCCACCAAGATTAGGAGAGCACTGCGGAGGGGCCAGAGCATTCGTTACCTAGTGCCTGATGTAGTTCAAGcatacatagaaaaaaataatctgtatagtCCAGAGAGTGAAGACAGGAATGCTGGGGTTGTCTTGGCTCCCTTACAGAAACATGCAAGTGATTCCAAGAACTAA